A window from Cryobacterium sp. SO1 encodes these proteins:
- a CDS encoding uroporphyrinogen-III synthase yields the protein MSAVRHNPDKPLAGWRVLVPRGGPWGDQVAANLRSRGALPVVAPMINFAPTDDAAALDTALTKLAAGEFDWMTVTSATTVDVLSSHRAVVAPGTRIAAVGETTAAALVAAGYHVDIVPSEDNSAKGLLADWEAATHGVIPLRVLTLRSEIAKPLLTEGLRRIGHNVESVVAYRTVGVPVSDRVLADVKAGRVHAVLVTSGSVAQQVQDQLGPIPETTLVACIGPRTAKDAAAIGLRVDVVADERSAESLIESLVRLAPRDL from the coding sequence GTGAGCGCCGTGCGGCACAACCCCGACAAACCGCTGGCCGGCTGGCGCGTCCTCGTTCCCCGCGGCGGGCCCTGGGGCGACCAGGTCGCCGCCAACCTGCGCAGCCGCGGCGCCCTGCCGGTCGTCGCACCGATGATCAACTTCGCCCCCACCGACGACGCCGCCGCCCTCGACACGGCGCTGACCAAGCTCGCCGCCGGCGAATTCGACTGGATGACCGTCACCAGCGCCACCACCGTCGACGTGCTCTCCTCGCACCGCGCCGTCGTGGCACCGGGCACCCGCATCGCCGCCGTCGGTGAGACCACCGCGGCCGCCCTCGTGGCCGCCGGCTACCATGTCGACATCGTCCCGTCAGAGGACAACTCCGCCAAGGGCCTGCTCGCCGACTGGGAGGCCGCCACCCACGGCGTCATCCCTCTGCGCGTGCTCACCTTGCGCTCCGAGATCGCCAAGCCGCTGCTCACCGAGGGCCTGCGCCGGATCGGCCACAACGTCGAGTCGGTCGTGGCCTACCGCACCGTGGGCGTCCCGGTCTCGGACCGGGTCTTGGCCGACGTCAAGGCCGGCCGGGTGCACGCGGTGCTGGTCACCAGCGGCAGCGTCGCCCAGCAGGTGCAGGACCAGCTCGGTCCCATTCCCGAGACCACCCTGGTGGCCTGCATCGGCCCGCGCACGGCGAAGGATGCGGCGGCCATCGGCCTGCGCGTCGACGTCGTCGCCGACGAGCGCAGCGCCGAGTCCCTCATCGAGTCCCTCGTGCGTCTGGCCCCCCGCGACCTCTAA
- the hemB gene encoding porphobilinogen synthase, whose translation MTPVIRPRRLRSTPALRRLASETRVHPAELVLPMFVREGNDSTPISSMPGVVQHSIDGARRAAAEAAAAGIGGVMLFGVPAVRDATGTGATDPDGILNAATRALVAEVGDALVVQTDLCLDEFTDHGHCGVLAADGHVDNDATLLRYNEMALAQAEAGSALLGLSGMMDGQVASVRAALDDAGHAETAVLAYSAKYASAYYGPFREAVQSTLVGDRRTYQLDPANRREGVREARIDIDEGADVVMVKPAGSYLDVLAEVAAESPVPVWAYQVSGEYAMIEAAAAQGWIDRRRAIEESVLSIRRAGADAILTYWAVELAAWLTETDAR comes from the coding sequence ATAACCCCCGTCATCCGCCCGCGACGACTGCGCAGCACCCCCGCACTCCGCCGCCTGGCCAGCGAAACCCGTGTCCACCCCGCCGAGCTCGTCCTGCCGATGTTCGTGCGTGAGGGCAACGACTCCACCCCGATTTCCTCGATGCCCGGCGTTGTGCAGCACAGCATCGACGGGGCCCGCCGCGCCGCGGCCGAAGCGGCTGCGGCCGGCATCGGCGGCGTGATGCTCTTCGGCGTGCCCGCGGTGCGCGACGCCACCGGAACGGGAGCCACCGATCCCGACGGCATCCTGAACGCCGCCACCCGCGCGCTCGTCGCCGAGGTGGGCGACGCCCTCGTGGTGCAGACCGACCTGTGCCTGGACGAATTCACCGACCACGGCCACTGCGGCGTGCTCGCCGCCGACGGCCACGTCGACAACGACGCCACCCTGCTGCGTTACAACGAGATGGCGCTGGCCCAGGCCGAGGCCGGCTCGGCGTTGCTCGGCCTCTCCGGCATGATGGACGGCCAGGTCGCCTCGGTGCGTGCCGCCCTCGACGACGCCGGCCACGCCGAGACCGCCGTGCTGGCCTACTCGGCCAAGTACGCCTCCGCCTACTACGGCCCGTTCCGCGAGGCCGTGCAGTCCACCCTGGTCGGCGACCGCCGCACCTACCAGCTCGACCCTGCCAACCGCCGTGAGGGCGTGCGCGAGGCCCGCATCGACATCGACGAGGGCGCCGACGTCGTGATGGTCAAGCCCGCGGGCAGCTACCTCGACGTGCTCGCCGAGGTCGCCGCCGAGAGCCCGGTGCCCGTCTGGGCGTACCAGGTCTCCGGCGAGTACGCCATGATCGAGGCCGCCGCCGCGCAGGGCTGGATCGACCGCCGCCGCGCCATCGAGGAGTCGGTGCTCAGCATCCGCCGGGCCGGCGCCGACGCCATTCTCACCTACTGGGCGGTCGAACTTGCCGCCTGGCTGACCGAAACGGATGCCCGATGA